A portion of the bacterium genome contains these proteins:
- a CDS encoding RNA-binding protein — translation MNIYVGNLPKPIGEDKVRTLFEQYGQVAEIKLIKDQYSGELRGFGFVEMPNRAEALTAIEKLNGALMEDNRLVVNQARPREARSSGRQHSGFRGSRFGSW, via the coding sequence GTGAACATCTATGTCGGAAATCTTCCCAAACCCATCGGCGAAGACAAGGTCCGTACGTTATTTGAACAATACGGTCAGGTGGCTGAAATCAAACTGATCAAAGACCAGTACAGCGGTGAACTGCGTGGCTTTGGCTTTGTGGAAATGCCCAATCGGGCAGAGGCTCTGACCGCCATTGAAAAGCTCAACGGCGCCCTGATGGAGGACAACAGACTGGTCGTAAATCAGGCCCGACCGCGAGAGGCGAGATCCAGCGGCCGCCAGCACAGCGGATTCCGCGGTTCCCGCTTCGGCTCCTGGTGA